A single region of the Candidatus Nanopelagicales bacterium genome encodes:
- a CDS encoding MFS transporter, producing the protein MHIERDAGTRMAYATAATWAFFLYFLGPATPLIAQQLDLPLQVAGLTGICLAAGLITAGLLGHRVIARWGRRRTGIGAALGLAGGCLALVVAPTFVVILLAVAFSSATGSMLMNVATAALADRHGPSGPRAITEANAAAAWVGLLSPLLIAAAVGIGFGWRAAALVIAITAVVVAGALARVHLTEHPGRTTVFAVADSAVDAEPSGSPPSGSPSSESASSGAGRGRIPRRDWAFRDWAFRDWAFRDWAFRDWALREWALRDWALRDWEGADGSTPGGLLRQPRRRRGSGGYGDFAELLGSGADQ; encoded by the coding sequence ATGCATATCGAACGGGACGCGGGCACGCGTATGGCGTACGCCACGGCGGCCACGTGGGCCTTCTTCCTCTACTTCCTCGGCCCCGCCACTCCCCTGATCGCCCAACAGCTGGATCTGCCGTTGCAGGTGGCTGGCCTCACGGGCATCTGTCTCGCCGCCGGCCTGATCACCGCCGGATTGTTGGGGCATCGCGTCATCGCGCGCTGGGGACGGCGGCGCACGGGAATCGGTGCCGCGCTCGGCCTGGCCGGTGGATGCCTGGCTTTGGTGGTGGCCCCCACTTTCGTCGTGATCCTGCTGGCAGTGGCCTTCAGTTCGGCCACCGGATCAATGCTCATGAACGTCGCCACCGCCGCACTCGCGGATCGGCATGGCCCGTCCGGCCCACGGGCGATCACCGAGGCGAACGCCGCGGCAGCGTGGGTGGGACTGCTGTCCCCGTTACTCATTGCCGCGGCTGTCGGTATCGGGTTCGGCTGGCGCGCGGCCGCGCTGGTTATTGCCATCACCGCGGTTGTCGTTGCCGGGGCGTTGGCCCGGGTGCATCTGACCGAACACCCCGGCCGCACCACCGTATTCGCCGTGGCCGACAGCGCCGTGGATGCGGAGCCCAGCGGGTCGCCCCCCAGCGGGTCGCCCTCCAGCGAGTCGGCCTCCAGCGGAGCTGGAAGAGGGCGGATCCCCCGCCGTGACTGGGCCTTCCGTGACTGGGCCTTCCGTGACTGGGCCTTCCGTGACTGGGCCTTCCGTGACTGGGCCCTCCGTGAATGGGCCCTCCGTGACTGGGCCCTCCGTGACTGGGAAGGCGCCGATGGGTCCACTCCCGGCGGCCTTCTCCGTCAGCCTCGTCGCCGTCGTGGCAGCGGTGGGTACGGAGATTTCGCTGAACTTCTGGGGAGCG